A genome region from Longimicrobium sp. includes the following:
- the murQ gene encoding N-acetylmuramic acid 6-phosphate etherase, translating to MIQKPPLDPRLTEQRNPATTDIDRLSALEIVRVINEEDHRVAPAVASQLEQVARAVDMAEETFRAGGRMVYFGAGTSGRLGVLDATEMPPTYGTPPEMVQGVIAGGPDALVRAVEGAEDSREDGAARADELGLGPDDFAFGIAASGSTPWVHGALTRAKQRGAKTGFLLCTPPEPWMLEVYDVVIAPLVGPEVVTGSTRMKAGTATKMVLNTVTTAAMIRLGKVYGNLMVDLRATNQKLQDRSERILMETLDLDRAAAADLLKRSGGSVKTAMVMHWCEVDRRKASEMLRRAGGRLGEILQGRGPG from the coding sequence ATGATCCAGAAGCCCCCGCTCGACCCCCGGCTCACCGAGCAGCGCAACCCCGCCACCACGGACATCGACCGCCTCTCGGCGCTGGAGATCGTCCGGGTGATCAACGAAGAGGACCACCGCGTCGCCCCCGCCGTCGCCTCCCAGCTGGAGCAGGTGGCCCGGGCCGTCGACATGGCCGAGGAGACCTTCCGCGCGGGCGGCCGCATGGTCTACTTCGGCGCGGGGACGTCGGGGCGGCTGGGGGTGCTGGACGCCACCGAGATGCCGCCCACCTACGGCACGCCCCCGGAGATGGTGCAGGGGGTGATCGCCGGCGGGCCCGACGCGCTGGTGCGGGCCGTGGAGGGCGCGGAGGACAGCCGCGAGGACGGCGCGGCCCGGGCCGACGAGCTGGGGCTGGGGCCCGACGACTTCGCCTTCGGGATCGCGGCGTCGGGGAGCACGCCCTGGGTGCACGGGGCGCTCACCCGCGCCAAGCAGCGCGGCGCCAAGACGGGCTTCCTGCTCTGCACGCCGCCCGAGCCGTGGATGCTGGAGGTGTACGACGTGGTGATCGCGCCGCTGGTGGGGCCCGAGGTGGTGACCGGGTCCACGCGGATGAAGGCGGGGACGGCCACCAAGATGGTGCTGAACACCGTCACCACGGCGGCGATGATCCGGCTGGGGAAGGTCTACGGCAACCTGATGGTTGACCTCAGGGCCACGAACCAGAAACTTCAGGACCGCAGCGAGCGCATCCTGATGGAGACGCTGGACCTGGACCGCGCGGCGGCGGCCGACCTGCTCAAGCGGTCCGGGGGGAGCGTGAAGACGGCCATGGTGATGCACTGGTGCGAGGTCGACCGGCGCAAGGCGTCGGAGATGCTGCGGCGCGCGGGCGGCCGGCTGGGCGAGATCCTGCAGGGCCGCGGGCCCGGATGA
- a CDS encoding anhydro-N-acetylmuramic acid kinase: MLLVGLMSGTSLDGVDAALVEVEGEHADDVRARVLHSLTLPYGEERRAAIHDAILRGSAEALCGLHAQVGEWLAEAVLKVCAEAGVAPERVDAVGSHGQTVWHRPPTEEKRGATLQLGDPATIAERTGCTVVADFRVRDMAAGGQGAPLVPWVDRVLFAAPGRARALQNIGGVGNVTRVPPKGSQEPVFAFDTGPGNALIDAAVEIATGGRLTFDRDGKLAARGEVDAALLDELLAHPYFAAPPPKSTGREEFGRPFVERLAEAVRPEGDRDWLDLVATLTELTARSIADAYRRWVVPRGVDEVVVSGGGANNPTLMARIRDLLAPLPVLGGDALGVDPDAKEAVAFALLAWAHLRGIPANVPEATGAAGPRVLGSLTPGARAGSLIHAPAT; the protein is encoded by the coding sequence GTGCTCCTGGTGGGCCTGATGTCGGGCACCTCGCTCGACGGGGTGGACGCGGCGCTGGTGGAGGTGGAGGGGGAGCACGCGGACGACGTGCGCGCCCGCGTGCTCCACTCGCTCACCCTCCCCTACGGCGAGGAGCGCCGCGCCGCCATCCACGACGCCATCCTGCGCGGGAGCGCGGAGGCGCTCTGCGGGCTGCACGCGCAAGTCGGCGAGTGGCTGGCCGAGGCGGTGCTGAAGGTGTGCGCGGAGGCCGGCGTCGCGCCGGAGCGCGTCGACGCGGTGGGCTCGCACGGGCAGACGGTGTGGCACCGGCCCCCGACGGAAGAGAAGCGTGGGGCGACGCTGCAGCTCGGCGACCCGGCGACGATCGCGGAGCGCACGGGGTGCACGGTGGTGGCGGACTTCCGCGTGCGCGACATGGCGGCCGGGGGGCAGGGGGCGCCGCTGGTGCCCTGGGTGGACCGCGTCCTCTTCGCCGCGCCGGGGCGGGCGCGGGCGCTGCAGAACATCGGCGGGGTCGGCAACGTCACCCGCGTGCCGCCGAAGGGGAGCCAGGAGCCCGTGTTCGCCTTCGACACGGGGCCGGGGAACGCGCTGATCGACGCGGCGGTGGAGATCGCCACCGGGGGGCGGCTCACCTTCGACCGCGACGGGAAGCTGGCCGCGCGGGGGGAGGTGGACGCGGCGCTCCTCGACGAGCTGCTCGCCCACCCGTACTTTGCCGCGCCGCCGCCCAAGTCCACCGGCCGCGAGGAGTTCGGCCGCCCCTTCGTGGAGCGCCTGGCCGAGGCCGTGCGGCCGGAGGGCGACCGCGACTGGCTGGACCTGGTGGCCACGCTCACCGAGCTCACGGCGCGCTCGATCGCCGACGCGTACCGGCGCTGGGTGGTCCCCCGCGGGGTGGACGAGGTGGTGGTGAGCGGCGGCGGGGCGAACAACCCCACGCTGATGGCGCGCATCCGCGACCTGCTGGCGCCGCTCCCCGTGCTGGGCGGCGACGCGCTGGGGGTGGACCCCGACGCCAAGGAGGCGGTGGCGTTCGCGCTGCTGGCGTGGGCGCACCTGCGCGGGATCCCCGCCAACGTCCCCGAGGCCACGGGGGCGGCGGGGCCGCGCGTCCTCGGCTCGCTGACGCCCGGCGCCCGCGCCGGCTCCCTGATCCACGCACCCGCGACCTGA
- a CDS encoding HEAT repeat domain-containing protein: protein MPLLPTRSTLRRPARLLATLAALALLGGCASLLRRTPPPRYGYQRLYYETVRVLNEEEPDPAFYRQRARLEVMGPELDEVLIDLATDPSVNENVRANAITLLADRRGFNAVGVLRRLLVSSTSDPVRAAAVVGLQRFAADSPQARNALRAALSDPWSRVRLGALQGLDVEDAPLLRALLPEEDDPQVRTVARQLLTLFEARGARLARNERGDLRTAGDDTVPRIVFHAAQADTVGRVSVGALWVELPGEGGLVPLAQQVEVVDDVVPAFFDPRRRAVVFEADRQIQIRELASGQTRVVSGGIAPRLVPFSESFVFAREVAGSRRRGLGNTTEVDYQVMRASFGGGTPEPLGTLHAVIRPDRFHGASPVRVMVVGEARDGFVLRGPDVTSFALPTTAEGAPRR from the coding sequence ATGCCCCTCCTGCCCACCCGATCCACGCTCCGCCGCCCGGCGCGCCTGCTGGCGACGCTCGCGGCGCTCGCGCTGCTGGGCGGGTGCGCCTCGCTGCTGCGCCGCACGCCGCCGCCGCGCTACGGCTACCAGCGCCTGTACTACGAGACCGTCAGGGTGCTGAACGAGGAGGAGCCGGACCCGGCGTTCTACCGCCAGCGGGCGCGGCTGGAGGTGATGGGGCCGGAGCTGGACGAGGTGCTGATCGACCTGGCCACCGACCCCTCGGTGAACGAGAACGTGCGCGCCAACGCCATCACCCTGCTGGCGGACCGGCGCGGCTTCAACGCGGTGGGGGTGCTCAGGCGGCTGCTGGTGTCCAGCACGTCGGACCCGGTGCGGGCGGCCGCCGTGGTGGGGCTGCAGCGCTTCGCGGCCGACAGCCCGCAGGCCAGGAACGCCTTGCGGGCGGCGCTCAGCGACCCGTGGTCGCGCGTGCGGCTGGGGGCGCTGCAGGGGCTGGACGTGGAGGACGCGCCCCTCCTGCGCGCGCTGCTGCCGGAGGAAGACGACCCGCAGGTGCGCACGGTGGCGCGGCAGCTCCTGACGCTCTTCGAGGCGAGGGGGGCGCGGCTCGCCCGCAACGAGCGCGGCGACCTGCGCACGGCGGGCGACGACACGGTGCCGCGCATCGTCTTCCACGCGGCCCAGGCCGACACGGTGGGGCGGGTGAGCGTGGGGGCGCTGTGGGTGGAGCTCCCCGGCGAGGGGGGGCTGGTGCCGCTGGCGCAGCAGGTGGAGGTGGTGGACGACGTGGTGCCGGCGTTCTTCGACCCCCGCCGCCGCGCGGTGGTGTTCGAGGCCGACCGGCAGATCCAGATCCGCGAGCTGGCGAGCGGGCAGACGCGCGTGGTGTCGGGGGGGATCGCGCCGCGGCTGGTGCCGTTCAGCGAGAGCTTCGTGTTCGCACGCGAGGTGGCGGGGTCGCGCCGGCGGGGGCTCGGCAACACCACCGAGGTCGACTACCAGGTGATGCGCGCCTCGTTCGGGGGCGGGACGCCGGAGCCGCTGGGGACGCTGCACGCCGTGATCCGCCCCGACCGCTTCCACGGGGCGTCGCCCGTGCGGGTGATGGTCGTCGGCGAGGCGCGCGACGGCTTCGTGCTGCGCGGCCCGGACGTGACGTCGTTCGCGTTGCCGACGACGGCGGAGGGGGCGCCGCGGAGGTAA
- a CDS encoding glycoside hydrolase family 3 N-terminal domain-containing protein has translation MNVARLLLPALRWSAESGFEGFRETIERGLELGVGGFILFGGEADAVRGLTAELHRRSPHPLLVASDLERGAGQQFRGATPLPPAAAIGFLGDPEVTERAGELTAREARALGVNWVYAPVADVDLEPENPIIGVRAFGTHSGEVAAQVAAWVRGCRRGGALSCAKHFPGHGRTVGDSHAERPTVAVPREALEDDLRPFRAAIDAGADTVMTAHVSYPALDPTQLPATLSPRILGGVLRGEMGFGGLVVTDAMIMEGLTEGGSEAGAAVLAIAAGCDALLYPQDAEAVIRGVERAVEDGRLPRARVEDAAARIAAAAERVRGPAAGEVGREEDRRWALEIAVRSLRVCRGEPRLPRGPVRLLEIEDDAGGPWPPYPRDAFPAALRRAGVELSDGGAPLVTLYSDIRAWKGRPGISAAARARVREIAAEAPDATLLLFSHPRLANEVPEPRHLLAAWGGEAIMQEAVAAWLLGETGGMAGFATGFDR, from the coding sequence GTGAACGTTGCGCGTCTGCTGCTGCCGGCGCTGAGGTGGAGCGCCGAGTCTGGATTCGAGGGGTTCCGGGAGACGATCGAGCGGGGGCTGGAGCTGGGCGTCGGCGGCTTCATCCTCTTCGGCGGGGAGGCGGACGCGGTGCGCGGGCTCACGGCCGAGCTGCACCGCCGCTCCCCGCACCCGCTGCTGGTGGCGAGCGACCTGGAGCGCGGGGCGGGGCAGCAGTTCCGCGGCGCCACGCCCCTGCCCCCGGCCGCGGCCATCGGCTTCCTGGGCGACCCGGAGGTGACGGAGCGCGCGGGGGAGCTGACGGCCCGCGAGGCGCGCGCGCTGGGGGTGAACTGGGTCTACGCGCCGGTGGCGGACGTGGACCTGGAGCCGGAGAACCCGATCATCGGCGTGCGCGCGTTCGGGACGCACAGCGGCGAGGTGGCGGCGCAGGTGGCGGCGTGGGTGCGCGGGTGCCGGCGCGGGGGCGCGCTCTCGTGCGCCAAGCACTTCCCCGGGCACGGGCGCACGGTGGGCGACTCGCACGCGGAGCGCCCCACCGTGGCGGTGCCGCGCGAGGCGCTGGAGGACGACCTGCGCCCCTTCCGCGCGGCCATCGACGCGGGCGCCGACACGGTGATGACGGCGCACGTCTCCTATCCGGCGCTCGATCCCACGCAGCTGCCGGCGACGCTCTCGCCCCGCATCCTGGGCGGCGTGCTGCGGGGGGAGATGGGCTTCGGCGGGCTGGTGGTGACCGACGCCATGATCATGGAGGGGCTCACCGAGGGCGGGAGCGAGGCGGGCGCGGCCGTGCTGGCCATCGCGGCCGGCTGCGACGCGCTCCTCTACCCGCAGGACGCCGAGGCGGTGATCCGCGGCGTGGAGCGGGCGGTGGAGGACGGGCGCCTCCCGCGCGCGCGGGTGGAGGACGCGGCGGCGCGGATCGCGGCGGCCGCGGAGCGCGTCCGCGGCCCCGCGGCGGGCGAGGTGGGGCGCGAGGAGGACCGCCGCTGGGCGCTGGAGATCGCGGTGCGCTCGCTGCGCGTCTGCCGCGGGGAGCCGCGGCTGCCCCGGGGCCCGGTCCGGCTGCTCGAGATCGAGGACGACGCGGGCGGGCCGTGGCCGCCGTACCCGCGCGACGCCTTTCCCGCGGCGCTCCGGCGCGCGGGGGTAGAGCTGTCGGACGGCGGCGCGCCGCTGGTGACGCTCTACTCCGACATCCGCGCCTGGAAGGGGCGGCCCGGCATCTCGGCCGCGGCGCGCGCGCGGGTGCGGGAGATCGCGGCGGAGGCGCCCGACGCCACCCTCCTCCTCTTCAGCCACCCGCGCCTGGCGAACGAGGTCCCCGAGCCGCGCCACCTGCTGGCCGCCTGGGGCGGCGAGGCGATCATGCAGGAGGCCGTGGCCGCGTGGCTGCTGGGGGAGACGGGTGGGATGGCCGGCTTCGCGACGGGGTTCGACCGCTAG